Genomic window (Tolypothrix sp. NIES-4075):
TTATCATTATTGTCAATAAACCAACCTAGTTTTGTTCCCTGGTTAATACATAAAATAATTTTATTAATGACGCGGTTAGGAAATTGGTCAGGGGATAAAATTTCAATTGTCCAATCTGGATAACTTTCAAATCTGTTAGCAATCTCTCCATTTTCATCAGTTGGGATGTGTGACCATTCAAATACAGTAATATCTGGAACTAAAGAACGTCCTGCAAATGTGCAGCGTAACTCCGTTAATGCTAACGCTAGCTTTTTTGATTTCCCTATCTGATTGATAGCAGATGATAACTCAGTTTGGATTATGCTATGTTTTCCCTGAGCCATTGGTTTTTGGTAGATTTTCCCGT
Coding sequences:
- a CDS encoding Uma2 family endonuclease, whose translation is MVSTLSSKLSLEEFLQLPETKPASEYVDGKIYQKPMAQGKHSIIQTELSSAINQIGKSKKLALALTELRCTFAGRSLVPDITVFEWSHIPTDENGEIANRFESYPDWTIEILSPDQFPNRVINKIILCINQGTKLGWFIDNNDKSVMVFQPNQLPSVKYDNDKLPVLDVLTNWQIRAADIFSWLKVN